The following are encoded together in the Lathyrus oleraceus cultivar Zhongwan6 chromosome 3, CAAS_Psat_ZW6_1.0, whole genome shotgun sequence genome:
- the LOC127131335 gene encoding uncharacterized protein LOC127131335, whose product MSESDHSEHIDTDTHKSSDTYKSADTGDSGQPKNTAFRGSKSEFHHTLFVSNIRNHIPIILEMEKDQYGTWAELFRIHARSHRLLHHIVPSIRKEPPAITNANHE is encoded by the coding sequence ATGTCTGAATCAGATCATTCAGAACACATTGACACCGATACCCACAAATCCTCCGATACCTACAAATCCGCCGATACTGGTGATTCCGGCCAGCCTAAGAACACCGCATTTCGAGGTTCCAAATCGGAGTTTCATCACACTCTTTTCGTCTCCAATATTAGGAACCACATTCCTATTATTCTTGAGATGGAAAAAGATCAATATGGTACATGGGCCGAGCTTTTTCGCATCCATGCTCGCTCACATCGGCTCTTGCATCACATCGTTCCATCTATCAGAAAAGAGCCACCAGCCATTACCAACGCCAACCATGAATAA
- the LOC127127783 gene encoding dolichol-phosphate mannose synthase subunit 3 isoform X1 codes for MKHIVKILTLVTAITALWIGLLQTSTIPRSHTWLLPIYFVVSLGCYGLLMVGVGLMNFPTCPQEALLLQKDIVEAKEYLKQRGVDVSTS; via the exons ATGAAGCATATTGTAAAGATTTTGACGCTGGTAACTGCCATCACTGCTTTATGGATTGGCCTTCTACAAACTTCTACGATTCCACGAAGTCATACTTGGTTG CTACCGATCTATTTTGTCGTGTCTTTAGGATGTTACGGTCTATTAATGGTTGGAGTTGGTCTGATGAATTTTCCTACATGTCCTCAGGAAGCTCTGTTGTTGCAAAAG GACATTGTTGAAGCCAAGGAATATTTGAAGCAAAGAGGAGTTGATGTTAGTACCAGCTGA
- the LOC127127783 gene encoding dolichol-phosphate mannose synthase subunit 3 isoform X2 — MKHIVKILTLVTAITALWIGLLQTSTIPRSHTWLLPIYFVVSLGCYGLLMVGVGLMNFPTCPQEALLLQKDWSVRPLIKEN; from the exons ATGAAGCATATTGTAAAGATTTTGACGCTGGTAACTGCCATCACTGCTTTATGGATTGGCCTTCTACAAACTTCTACGATTCCACGAAGTCATACTTGGTTG CTACCGATCTATTTTGTCGTGTCTTTAGGATGTTACGGTCTATTAATGGTTGGAGTTGGTCTGATGAATTTTCCTACATGTCCTCAGGAAGCTCTGTTGTTGCAAAAG GACTGGAGTGTTAGACCTCTCATTAAGGAAAACTGA